AGCCGCCGCAACGGGCGCTGCGGCCGGAGCCGGGGCGGGCGCCGCCACTGGGGCAGCAGCTTGCACCGGCGCAGCCACTGGCTGCGGGGCAACTGGAGCCGGGGCGGGCGCCGCGGCTACCGGAGCAGCTACTACGGGTGCCGGGGCGGCTACCGGAGGGGCTGCAACTGGCGCAGTAGGCGCCTCTACAGGCTTGGGGCGGGGGGGTACCACGCGGCCACGGCTGTCGAGCTCAATTTTACCCAGCACTTTCAGGCCAGGCACAGAGGGCGTTTCGGGCGCAGGGGCAGCCGGTGCTACCACCGCTACCGGAGCCTCGGGCGCTGCCTGGGCAGCCACCGGGGCCGGGGACGGCGTAGATACCGGGGCCGGTGTAGAGACTGGCGTGGGCGCAGGCTTCGCTGCCACTGCCGGCGCGGGGCGCGGCGGGGTGGGCGCAGGCTTAGGTACCGCGTCCAAATCGCTCTGGCGCTTGGCCTGAATGATTTTCTGCGACTCCTGCCGGTCGAGCGCCGACGAGGCAAACTCCTTCTCCAACAAGCTCACTTGGTCCGCGGTCAGCTTCGTGGTGGGCTTATTCTCTACTTGTGTTCCTTTTTTGGCCAGGGCCGCAACGGCCGTGTCCATGCCAATTCCCAGGTCTTTGGCCGCCTGTTGTAGCCGTTTCGGGGTTGCTTCCGCCATTCTATATTTCTCGCGAACGATACGCTTCTAAGTACAAAGGTATTACATTAAATCTTGCCAGCGAGGCGCAAACCGCGCCCACTGGCGCGATTTAACTTCCTTGCCGTACCAGCCGCCCGGCCGTCATTGGGCCGCTTCGGCGGCTGAGCCAGCGCCCGTTTCCTCGGAGGTTGGAGCAGGGGCCCCGGCCTCAGTTGCTGTTTCCACATTTTCGGCCACGGGGGCTGGCTTTTTGCTGGCTTCGGCCTGCCGCTCGTCGAGGTCGTCGTCGTCGGCAAACTCTTGACGGATAACCCGGTAGAGGTCGTCCACCGTTTCTTCTTCCAACTCCGTGCGGCGCACGATGTCGTCTTTTTTCACGGCCAATACAGCGCGGCCGGTGTCGAGGCCTATTTTCTTCAGCTCGGCAATGATCCAGGGCTCAATCTCGTCGCTGAATTCTTCCAGCGAGATGTCTTCCTCGTAGTCAATGGCTTCGCGGAACACGTCGATTTCCATGCCCACCAACCGGCTGGCCAGCTTGATGTTGGCGCCGCCGCGACCAATGGCCAAGCTCACCTGGTCGGGCTTCATGAACACCGATACGCGGCCGTTTTCGGGGTTGATTTTCATCGAGCCCACTTTGGCCGGCGACAGGGCCCGGGCGATGTACAGCTCCAGGTTGTCGGTGTAGTTGATGATGTCGATGTTCTCGTTCTCCAGCTCGCGCACCACCGGGTGGATGCGGCTGCCCTTCATGCCCACGCAGGCGCCCACGGGGTCGATGCGCTCGTCGTAGCTTTCCACGGCCACTTTGGCGCGCTCGCCGGGCTCGCGCACCACGTTTTTGATGGTGATGAGGCCGTCGTAAATCTCGGGCACTTCCAGCTCAAACAATCGCTCCAAGAACGCCGGGGCGGCGCGCGAAAGGATAATTTTCGGCGTGCCGTTGATGACTTCCACGCGGTGCACCACGGCGCGCACGGTGTCGCCCTTGCGGAAGCGGTCCTTAGGAATCTGCTCGCCCTTGGGCATCACCAGCTCGTTGTCGTCCTTGTCCATGATGAGGGCCTCGCGGCTCCACACCTGGTACACTTCGCCGGTTACGATTTCGCCCACTTGGTCCTTGTACTTTTGGTACAGGTTGTCGCGCTCGAGGTCCTTCACGCGCTGAATCAGCGTCTGGCGGGCCATGAGCACGGCGCGGCGGCCGAAGTCTTCGAGCTTGATGGACACGGGCAGGGTTTCGCCTACTTCGAAGTCGGGCTCAATTTTCTGGGCCTCGGCCAGCGGAATCTTGTCGAAGTCCCAGATGTCCTCCGAGTTGTCGTCCACGATTTCGCGGTTGCGCCAGATTTCTAAGTCGCCGTTGTCGGGGTTGATAATGACGTCGAAGTTGCTGTCCTCCTCAAACTTCTTGCGAATCATCGTGCGGAACACCTCGTCCAGGATGGACATCATCGTGGGCCGGTCGATGTTTTTGCTGCGCGCAAATTCGCCGAAGGATTCGATTAGTTCGTTGCTGTTCATAGTAATGGTCGGTAGTGCGGGGCCCCGGCAACGGGTACCCGCTAACTGGCTTACTTAAAAGAGATAACAACCGTGGCCTCCTTTATGTCCCCGAAAGGATAAAAGGCGGCGGGCAGGATGCTTTTTTTGGTTTTGACTTTAACGACTTCGGCAATCTCGACGCCCTCCGAAGTGGCGGCGAGCAGTTCGCCGGTTTTCTCGGTGCCGTCGGCCAGCTTAAGGGCCAGCGAGCGGCCGATGTGGCGCTGGTACTGGCGCGGGTCGGTGAGGGGCTGGTCGGCGCCGGGGCTCGTCACTTCGAGCGAGTAGGCGGCTTCTTCGCCGTAGTGCTCGTCGATGCGGCGGGCCAGGCGGCGGCTCACCTTAGCGCACTCTTCGATGCCCAAGCCCTGGGGCCCGTCGAGGGTGACCGTCACCTTGGGTAAAACCGAATCGGAGACGGTAAGATTCACCAGGAACACGTCCACGTCGTCGCCGATGGCGTCGTGGAGCATTTGCAGCACTAAAGCGCGGTCGAGGACCATAAATTAACCCGGGGCTAGGACAAAAAAAGAGGGGACTGCGCGTCCCCTCTTTTCAGATTGAATACCAAACTTCGGGTGCAAAGGTACGGCGTTGCCGCCGCCAAAGCAAACCGCGCCGGGGGCCCCTACCTTTGGCCGCCGTACCGTTTTGGCCGCCTTATGAAATTTGTTTTGCTGCGCCCGCTGCTCGAAGTGCTGGCGGTGCTGGCCCTGGTGCTGGGCGCGGCGCGGTGGGTGGCCGGCTGGTTTGGCAAGCGCACCCACACCTACCGCGTCACGGCGGCGCGGCAGCTGCGGCTGCTGGCCTGGCCCCTGCTGGCGCTGGGCACCGGCCTGAGCGTGGTGCCGGCCCTGGCCATGGGGCCCCACGGCAACGCCAGCCCACTGGAGTGGGGCCTGGCCGCCGCGCTGGTGGCCGTGGCGCTGGCGCTGGGGGCCCCGGCGGCGGTGCTGCACCTGCGCTACTGGGTGCTGAACCACGAAACCGTGCTGGTGCTGGAGCCCCAGGCCAACCGCCTCGAAGTGTACCAGCACGGCCAGCGACAGTACTTCGAACGGCGCGACATTGCCCGGGTGCAGCGCGTGACGTGCCGCACCCGGGCCACCTTTTGGGCCCCGTATAACTACGTGCGCTTGCTGCTGCACGACGGCCGTGAAATCGTGCTTACCTCGCTGCTGGCCGACCTGGAGCCGCTGACCGTGTTCCTGCGTTCGGTGCCCACCGACCGGCGCACCGTGGCTTGGGCCTGGGCGTAGCCGGGGCCCAACCGGCGGCCGCGCCCGACCTTTGCCCCATGTCCGCTTCTCCCCTACTGCACTACCTCGACCAGGGCCAGGGCCGGCCGCTGGTAATTCTCCACGGCTTGTTTGGCACGCTGGATAATTGGCAGACGCTGGCCCGCCGCTGGGCCCAGGACGCCGGCCTACGCGTCGTGAGCGTGGATTTGCGCAACCACGGCCGCTCGTTTCACAGCCCCGACCACAGCTACGACGCCATGGCCGCCGACGTGGGGGCCCTGTTCGACCACCTCGGCCTGGGCCCCGACACGGCGCTGCTGGGCCACAGTATGGGCGGCAAAGTGGCCATGCGCTTCGCCCTGGGCCACCCCGAGCGCCTGGCCCGCCTCATCGTGCTCGACATCGCGCCCGGCTTCTCCGACATGACGCACCAAGACGAGGTGCTGGCCGGACTGCGCGCCGTGAACTCGGCCGCCATCACCAACCGGCAGGAGGCCGACGCGGCGCTGGGCCAGCACATCCGCGCAGTGGGCGTGCGGCAGTTCCTGCTGAAAAACCTGTACCGCGACGAGACAAACGCCTTTGCCTGGCGCATCAACCTGCCGGTGCTGGCCGGGGCCATGGCGGCCGTGGGCGAAGAAATCACGGGCGAGCCGTTCCTGAAACCGGCCTTGTTCGTGCGCGGCGGCAAGTCGAATTATATCACGTCTAACGACAAGCTGTACGTCATCCCGACGCTGTTCCCGAATTCGGAAGTGGCCACTGTGCCCGACGCCGGCCACTGGCTGCACGCCGAAAAGCCCGACGAAGTGTACGAGCTGGTGCGCGCATTTGTGGGGCAGTAGCCTTGTAGAAAAAAGCCGTCGTGCTCATCTAGCGTCCGCACAGCCGAAGCACCTCTCCCGCAGCAGCAAATAATTACTTACGCGGGAGAGATGCTTCGACAAGCTCAGCATGACGACCTCATTGAGTAAATTCTTCATCTCCCAATTTCCCCTTGCCGCTCTACCTCATCCCCACGCCCCTGGCCGACGACACGGCCGCGCAGGTACTGCCGCCGCAGGTGGTGGCCGCCGTGGCCCGCCTCCCCTACTTTTTGGTGGAAAACGTCCGCACGGCGCGGCGCTTCGTGAAGAGCGTGGCCCCGGCGCGGGTGATTGAGGACATTCGTTTCGGCGTGATTGACAAAGACAGCACGCCGGCCGAGGTGCGCGCCGCGCTGGAGCCGCTGCTGCGCGAGGGCCTGGACGCCGGCGTGCTCAGCGAAGCCGGCTGCCCGGGCATTGCCGACCCAGGCGCGGCACTAGCCGCCGAGGCCCACCGGCTGGGCCTGCGCGTGGTGCCGCTGGTGGGGCCCTCGTCGCTGCTGCTGGCCCTGATGGCTTCGGGCCTGAACGGGCAGCAGTTTGCCTTCCACGGCTACTTACCCATCGAGAAAGGGCCACGGGCCACGGCCATCAAGGCGCTGGAGCGCGAGGCCCAGCAGCGCAACCAAAGCCAGCTGTTCATTGAAACGCCCTACCGCAACGGGGCCCTATTTCTGGATTTATTGGCGCATTTGCAGCCCGCCACGCGGCTGTGCGTAGCGGCCGATGTGACGGGGGCGGGCGAGTTCATCTGCACGCGGCCGGTGAGCGAATGGCGGCGGCAAGCGGCACCGGAATTGCACAAAATTCCAACCGTATTTGTACTAGGAGTATAAAAATATACTAAGAGCACAAAAAGAGGGCCCCGATGGCGAACCTGTTTCACCGCCGGGGCCCTCTTTTTTGGTTACAAACTTAGCTTACCAACACTGTTTCGCCGTGCTGGGTAGTGTCGAGGCCGTAGGCTTCGTTCTCGGCGTTCACCCGAATGGGGATGAGCAGGTTGGTGAACTTATAAAGCAGGTAGGAGCCGCTGAACGTGAAGGCCGAAATGAACACCAGGGCCCCCAGGTGCTTCCAGAGCAGCACCGCCGAGCCGGTGGTGGCCAAGCCGCCCTCCTTGGCAAATATGGCCGTTAAAATCATGCCCACGATGCCGCCCACGCCGTGGCACGGGAACACATCGAGGGTGTCGTCGAGGGTCGTGCGGTTTTTCAACTCGATGGCGAAGGCGCTGACGGCCGCGGCCACCACGCCAATGAACAGCGCCGGGCCGTAGCTAACGTAGCCCGCGCCGGGCGTGATGGCCACCAGGCCCACCACGGCCCCCACGGCCGCGCCCACCGCCGACGGCCGCCGGCCGCGCACCACTTCAATCAGCATCCAGGTGAGCATGGCGGCGGCCGAGGCCATGTGGGTGGTGAAGAACGCCTGCACGGCCACCGCGTTGGCCGCTAGTGCCGAGCCGGCGTTGAAGCCGAACCAGCCGAACCACAGCAGGCCGGTGCCGAGCAGCACGAAGGGCACGTTGGGCGGCACGTGCTGGTGGCCGTCGGCGTGGCTTTGGCGGCGGCCCAGGGCCAGGGCGCCGGCCAGGGCCGCGAAGCCCGCCGAGATGTGCACCACCGTGCCGCCCGCAAAATCGAGCACGCCCCACTTGAACAGAAAGCCGTCGGGGTGCCAGGTCCAGTGGGCCAGGGGGCAGTAGATGAGCAGGCTGAACAGGCTGATGAACAGCAGGTAGCCCCAGAACCGGATGCGCTCGGCGAAGGCCCCGCTGATGAGGGCCGGCGTGATGATGGCAAACTTGAGCTGGAACGCCGCGAACAGCACCAGCGGCAAGTTAGGGGCGATGCGTGGGTGCGGGGCCGTGCCCACGTGGTTGAAGAGGAAAAACGTGCCGGGGTTGCCCACGAAGCCGCCGATGCTGTCGCCGAAGGCCAGCGAAAAGCCCACCACGTACCACAGCATCGAAATCACGGCCAGCGCAATAAAGCTCTGCAACAGCGTGGAAATCACGCTCTTCTTGTTCACCATGCCGCCGTAGAAGAAGGCCAGGCCGGGCGTCATCAGCAACACCAGGCCCGAGGCGCTCAGCATCCAGGCGATGTCGGCGGGCTCGAAGGCCTTGGGCTTGGCCTCGGGGTGCACCTGGGGCACAAAGGCCGCCGCGCAGGCCAGCACGAGCAAGACGCCCAGGCAGACGGCCGATACCCGCTGCTTGCGGGCTGCGCCGGCTTCGGTTTCGATACCGTCTGATTCGAGTTCAGTTATCATTTGTCGAAGGATAGGTTGTTTTCAAGGGTCGTCTTCGACAAAAATATAGATTATTTATAAAAACCACTCCTATTTAATAAGGCATTTTAATTTTTTTAATTTTCACCCGAATGTTCACGCCTAGCCAACCGCTACCGCAGCAGCGGCCCCCGCGGGCCCACCCCGCGCGCTACCTGCCCGGCAGGCCCGCGGCCCACCGGGCGCGGCAGCGAAGCGCGGGGCCTTTCACGGCAAGCCGATGGTAAAGGCCGTGCGTCCCTCGGGCCCAGTGGCCAGGCCAAACGCGAAGCCGTGGGCCAGCAGCACGTCGCGCACCAGCGTGAGGCCAATGCCCTGCCCGCCACGCTTGGTGCTGAAAAACGCCGTAAACAGCCGCTCGCGCACTTCGGACGTGAGCGAGGCCCCATCATTCTCAATACTGATGCTGAACGGGTTGGCCGTGGTGCGCACCCAAATATTGCCGTCCGTACCGATGGCTTCGAGGGCGTTTTTGGCCACGTTCAGCAGGGCTTGTTCCAGCTGCGGGGCGTCGGCTTCGATGACGAGTGGGGCGGCGGCCAAGGCCCAGTGCCAGGCCACGCGGCGCTCGGCGCTCTGGGGCCCCAGCAAGCGGCCTAGGTTGCGCAGCAGGGCGTGCACGTCGGTGGGCGCGAGCTGGGGAGCGGGCAGGCGCACGAGGCGGGCAAAGTCGGCGATGAAGCTGGCCAGCTGGGTGTTGCGGGTGATGCTCACGTCGAGGGCTTCGGTGAAATCGGGGCGGTCGGCGGGCGCGAGCTGCGGGGCGTAGCGCTGGAAGCTGCCCAAAATGGAGTTGATGGCCCCGATGGAGTTGTTGATTTCGTGCGACATGAGCCGGATGAGCTGCTCGTAGGCCTGCTTTTCCTGCTTGATCAGCTCCTGCGTCAGCTCTTCCAGCACGACGAACCGCCGCGTGAAGCCGCGGTCGAGGAAGTGCGCGGCGTGGGCGCGGTAGGCTTGCAGGCCCGAGAGGCGCAGCGCCCGCGGCTGGCCCTCGGCCAGGGCCCCCAGCGCGGGGCCCCAGGGCCCCGGCAGCGCGGCCAGCGGCTGCCCCAGCCAGGCCGGGGGCCCCGGCGCCGGGCCGATGAAGCGCACCGCCGCCGCGTTGGCCTGCTCCACATTCCCTTCAAAATCAAGGATTAATACGCCGGCCGGCGAGGCTTCGATGAGGCGTTCGAGCAGGATGCTTTTCTCGTGCTGGCTCACCCGCTCGCGGCGCAGCGCGTCAATCATCGAATTGTAAACGCCAATGAGCTGGTCCATTTCGCGCTGGCCCACGGGCACGAATTTCAGGGTGAAATCGCGCGCTTGCATGGCCGCCGTGCCCGCCGCAATGAGCTGCAGCGGCCGCACGAAGCCCCGGTAGAGCTGCGCACTCAGCACCAGGCTGCCCAGCAGCAGCAGCTCGGTGGCCACGAACAGCACGGCGTTGGTGGTGCGCAACTGGGCGGCCAGCGCCAGCAGCACGGCGTGGATG
This genomic stretch from Hymenobacter sp. PAMC 26628 harbors:
- a CDS encoding ribosome maturation factor, with the translated sequence MVLDRALVLQMLHDAIGDDVDVFLVNLTVSDSVLPKVTVTLDGPQGLGIEECAKVSRRLARRIDEHYGEEAAYSLEVTSPGADQPLTDPRQYQRHIGRSLALKLADGTEKTGELLAATSEGVEIAEVVKVKTKKSILPAAFYPFGDIKEATVVISFK
- a CDS encoding ammonium transporter, translated to MITELESDGIETEAGAARKQRVSAVCLGVLLVLACAAAFVPQVHPEAKPKAFEPADIAWMLSASGLVLLMTPGLAFFYGGMVNKKSVISTLLQSFIALAVISMLWYVVGFSLAFGDSIGGFVGNPGTFFLFNHVGTAPHPRIAPNLPLVLFAAFQLKFAIITPALISGAFAERIRFWGYLLFISLFSLLIYCPLAHWTWHPDGFLFKWGVLDFAGGTVVHISAGFAALAGALALGRRQSHADGHQHVPPNVPFVLLGTGLLWFGWFGFNAGSALAANAVAVQAFFTTHMASAAAMLTWMLIEVVRGRRPSAVGAAVGAVVGLVAITPGAGYVSYGPALFIGVVAAAVSAFAIELKNRTTLDDTLDVFPCHGVGGIVGMILTAIFAKEGGLATTGSAVLLWKHLGALVFISAFTFSGSYLLYKFTNLLIPIRVNAENEAYGLDTTQHGETVLVS
- a CDS encoding SAM-dependent methyltransferase: MPLYLIPTPLADDTAAQVLPPQVVAAVARLPYFLVENVRTARRFVKSVAPARVIEDIRFGVIDKDSTPAEVRAALEPLLREGLDAGVLSEAGCPGIADPGAALAAEAHRLGLRVVPLVGPSSLLLALMASGLNGQQFAFHGYLPIEKGPRATAIKALEREAQQRNQSQLFIETPYRNGALFLDLLAHLQPATRLCVAADVTGAGEFICTRPVSEWRRQAAPELHKIPTVFVLGV
- a CDS encoding sensor histidine kinase, which translates into the protein MMSLRVKFLLFVVVIHAVLLALAAQLRTTNAVLFVATELLLLGSLVLSAQLYRGFVRPLQLIAAGTAAMQARDFTLKFVPVGQREMDQLIGVYNSMIDALRRERVSQHEKSILLERLIEASPAGVLILDFEGNVEQANAAAVRFIGPAPGPPAWLGQPLAALPGPWGPALGALAEGQPRALRLSGLQAYRAHAAHFLDRGFTRRFVVLEELTQELIKQEKQAYEQLIRLMSHEINNSIGAINSILGSFQRYAPQLAPADRPDFTEALDVSITRNTQLASFIADFARLVRLPAPQLAPTDVHALLRNLGRLLGPQSAERRVAWHWALAAAPLVIEADAPQLEQALLNVAKNALEAIGTDGNIWVRTTANPFSISIENDGASLTSEVRERLFTAFFSTKRGGQGIGLTLVRDVLLAHGFAFGLATGPEGRTAFTIGLP
- a CDS encoding alpha/beta fold hydrolase; this encodes MSASPLLHYLDQGQGRPLVILHGLFGTLDNWQTLARRWAQDAGLRVVSVDLRNHGRSFHSPDHSYDAMAADVGALFDHLGLGPDTALLGHSMGGKVAMRFALGHPERLARLIVLDIAPGFSDMTHQDEVLAGLRAVNSAAITNRQEADAALGQHIRAVGVRQFLLKNLYRDETNAFAWRINLPVLAGAMAAVGEEITGEPFLKPALFVRGGKSNYITSNDKLYVIPTLFPNSEVATVPDAGHWLHAEKPDEVYELVRAFVGQ
- the nusA gene encoding transcription termination factor NusA; the protein is MNSNELIESFGEFARSKNIDRPTMMSILDEVFRTMIRKKFEEDSNFDVIINPDNGDLEIWRNREIVDDNSEDIWDFDKIPLAEAQKIEPDFEVGETLPVSIKLEDFGRRAVLMARQTLIQRVKDLERDNLYQKYKDQVGEIVTGEVYQVWSREALIMDKDDNELVMPKGEQIPKDRFRKGDTVRAVVHRVEVINGTPKIILSRAAPAFLERLFELEVPEIYDGLITIKNVVREPGERAKVAVESYDERIDPVGACVGMKGSRIHPVVRELENENIDIINYTDNLELYIARALSPAKVGSMKINPENGRVSVFMKPDQVSLAIGRGGANIKLASRLVGMEIDVFREAIDYEEDISLEEFSDEIEPWIIAELKKIGLDTGRAVLAVKKDDIVRRTELEEETVDDLYRVIRQEFADDDDLDERQAEASKKPAPVAENVETATEAGAPAPTSEETGAGSAAEAAQ